From the genome of Gammaproteobacteria bacterium:
CCGAAGCACTCCATCTCGCTCGAGAAGCCGAGCTCTTGGGCTTTCGGCCACACCGACGCGACCTGAGCCGTGCTGACACCCGGCTTGATGAGGTTGATCGACGCGTCGATCCACTCGCGCGCGCGCTTGTAGGCGTCGCGCTGCGCATCGTTCGCCCGGCCGACGTTGATCGTGCGGTAGTAGCAGGTGCGGTAGCCCATGTAGGCCTGGATGACGTCGAAGAACGCCTGATCGCCGGGGCGTACCATGCGGTCCGTGAAGTTGTGCGGATGCGGGCTGCAGCGCTCGCCGGCCACGGCGTTGATGGCCTCGACGTCGTCCGAGCCCATCTCGAACAGCATCTTCGTGGCGCGGGCGACGATGTCGTTCTCGCGCACGCCGGGCTTCAGCTCCTCGTAGATCATGTGATACACGGCGTCGACCATCGAGGCCGCGACGTTGAGCAGCATGATCTCGTCCTGGCTCTTGATCTCGCGCGCGTCGAGCAGCACTTGTTGCGCGTCGCGGACGTCGAGGCCGAGCTTCTGCAGCTCGAAGAGCATGGGGGGCTCGACGAGGTCGACGCCGAGCGGCTGGTCGGCCACGCCGTTGGCGACGAGCAAGTCTTTGATTTCCTTGGCGGCATCCCGCATGAGACCGGACGTAGGCGGCACGGCGCCGCGCAGACCCAACATGCCCGCATGGCAATGCGTCTTCGGCAGCCAAGGTGCGTAAATTCGGTGGTGAGCGGCGGCGGAGCCGAAGTCCCAGAGGTGCGGATCGGCGTCGCCCGCGAGCAGTGCGAAGCGGCACATCTTGTCGCGCGACCACTCGCAGATGTTCGTGCTCGTCATGGAGCGAATGTTGTTCGCGTCGAACGTGAGCACTGCACCGAGGTCGGAGTTCTTGAGCGCTTGACGCGTACGGGCCAAGCGATAGCGGTGCAGGCGCCGGAAATCGATGCGCTCCTCGAAGTCGACGTTCATGACGCCGGGCG
Proteins encoded in this window:
- a CDS encoding M24 family metallopeptidase, which codes for PGVMNVDFEERIDFRRLHRYRLARTRQALKNSDLGAVLTFDANNIRSMTSTNICEWSRDKMCRFALLAGDADPHLWDFGSAAAHHRIYAPWLPKTHCHAGMLGLRGAVPPTSGLMRDAAKEIKDLLVANGVADQPLGVDLVEPPMLFELQKLGLDVRDAQQVLLDAREIKSQDEIMLLNVAASMVDAVYHMIYEELKPGVRENDIVARATKMLFEMGSDDVEAINAVAGERCSPHPHNFTDRMVRPGDQAFFDVIQAYMGYRTCYYRTINVGRANDAQRDAYKRAREWIDASINLIKPGVSTAQVASVWPKAQELGFSSEMECFGLQFGHGLGVALHERPIISRLVSLDNPMEIKEGMVFALETYCPAKDGFSAARIEEEVVVTSDGCRVITLFPAEELPVANQY